A single genomic interval of Acidobacteriota bacterium harbors:
- a CDS encoding RNA-binding S4 domain-containing protein: protein MTGVRMDKWLWAARFFKTRALASHACELSRVTSNGQRAKAAREVRVGDLLQVSNDAGDFTVEVLSLSEMRGPAAVAQTLYRETDESKQLRAVAAAARKEVPQYEGEWGGRPSKQDRRTLNKLRDRN, encoded by the coding sequence ATGACTGGCGTGCGCATGGACAAGTGGCTTTGGGCCGCGCGATTTTTCAAGACACGCGCGCTGGCGTCGCATGCGTGTGAGTTGAGCAGGGTAACCTCCAACGGGCAGCGCGCCAAGGCGGCGCGCGAAGTCCGTGTCGGCGACCTGCTGCAGGTCTCGAACGATGCCGGCGACTTCACCGTCGAGGTGCTCAGCTTGAGCGAGATGCGTGGCCCGGCGGCGGTGGCGCAGACACTCTACCGCGAGACGGACGAGAGCAAGCAGTTGCGAGCCGTTGCAGCCGCCGCGCGCAAGGAAGTTCCACAATATGAGGGTGAGTGGGGCGGCCGGCCCTCGAAACAGGACCGCCGCACGCTGAACAAACTCCGCGATCGCAACTAG
- a CDS encoding lysine--tRNA ligase — protein MSFENDLYEQRREKLKQIEALGYAAYPNSFAFTHSVAKIHAEHGEATAEALAESKPPVLSSGRLQAIRRQGKAGFCDLVQAGQRIQVYVRKEAVGDNAFELYKLLDLGDSLGVTGYVFRTRTGELSIHAESLTFLAKALLPMPEKWHGLQEVEARYRQRYLDLLSNAESRNIFIVRSRLIQALRTALDREDFIEVETPMMQPMPGGALARPFVTHHNALDLTLYLRIAPELYLKRLIVGGLDRVYEISRVFRNEGLSTRHNPEYTMLEFYQAYADYRDLMNLTERLIPEAARASIGGTIVQWGETQIDLAVWTRYSLREAICVFWPDEATRPKFADFNDPRHTALVVERWNQMNPGAAPVSMPIVEGNASRLGVSLGNAVAVPLGNSVLHLFEAVCEKHLTQPTIIYDFPVEVSPLAKNKPDEPAYVERFEAYIGGMEILNAYSELNDPEEQRKRFQMQAEAKERGDQETHPIDEDYIRALSYGMPPTAGEGIGIDRLVMLLTGSRSIRDVILFPLLRPEAAEEKDNTE, from the coding sequence TTGTCATTTGAGAATGATCTATACGAGCAGCGCCGCGAGAAACTGAAGCAGATTGAGGCGTTGGGATACGCCGCCTACCCCAACTCATTCGCCTTCACGCACAGCGTGGCCAAGATTCATGCCGAGCATGGCGAAGCGACTGCCGAGGCGCTGGCCGAGAGCAAGCCGCCGGTGCTGTCGAGCGGTCGCTTGCAAGCCATTCGCCGCCAAGGCAAGGCGGGCTTCTGCGATCTGGTGCAGGCAGGCCAGCGCATACAGGTCTACGTGCGCAAGGAGGCCGTGGGCGACAATGCTTTCGAGTTGTATAAGCTGCTCGACCTGGGCGACTCGCTCGGCGTAACCGGCTACGTCTTCCGCACGCGCACCGGCGAGCTTTCGATTCACGCCGAGTCGCTGACGTTCCTCGCCAAGGCGCTGCTGCCCATGCCGGAAAAGTGGCACGGTCTGCAGGAGGTTGAGGCGCGCTATCGGCAGCGCTATCTCGATCTGCTCTCGAACGCCGAGTCGCGCAACATCTTCATCGTGCGCTCCCGCCTGATCCAGGCGCTGCGCACCGCGCTCGACCGCGAGGACTTCATCGAAGTCGAGACGCCGATGATGCAGCCCATGCCGGGCGGCGCATTGGCGCGGCCATTCGTAACGCATCACAACGCGCTCGACCTGACGCTCTACCTGCGCATCGCGCCCGAGCTTTATCTCAAGCGGCTGATCGTCGGCGGACTCGATCGCGTCTATGAGATCAGCCGCGTCTTCCGCAACGAGGGCCTCTCGACACGCCACAATCCCGAGTACACCATGCTGGAGTTCTATCAGGCCTACGCCGACTACCGCGACCTGATGAACCTCACCGAACGCCTGATTCCAGAGGCTGCGCGCGCCTCCATCGGAGGCACGATTGTCCAGTGGGGTGAGACCCAAATCGACCTGGCCGTGTGGACACGCTACTCGTTGCGCGAGGCCATCTGCGTCTTCTGGCCCGACGAAGCCACGCGCCCGAAGTTCGCTGACTTCAACGACCCACGCCACACCGCGCTGGTAGTCGAGCGCTGGAACCAGATGAATCCCGGCGCGGCGCCCGTCAGCATGCCCATCGTGGAAGGTAACGCCAGTCGTTTGGGAGTAAGTCTGGGCAACGCGGTGGCCGTGCCGCTGGGCAATTCGGTGCTGCACCTTTTTGAGGCAGTCTGCGAGAAGCATCTGACGCAGCCGACCATCATCTACGACTTCCCCGTCGAGGTCTCGCCACTGGCCAAGAACAAGCCCGATGAGCCGGCCTACGTCGAGCGCTTCGAGGCCTACATCGGCGGCATGGAGATCCTCAACGCATACTCTGAGTTGAACGATCCCGAGGAGCAGCGCAAGCGCTTCCAGATGCAGGCCGAGGCCAAGGAACGCGGCGATCAGGAGACTCACCCCATCGACGAGGACTACATCCGCGCGTTGAGCTACGGCATGCCGCCCACGGCCGGCGAAGGCATCGGCATCGACCGCTTGGTGATGCTGCTGACCGGCTCGCGCTCCATCCGCGACGTGATCCTGTTCCCCCTTCTGCGGCCCGAGGCCGCAGAAGAAAAGGACAACACGGAATGA
- the clpB gene encoding ATP-dependent chaperone ClpB, whose amino-acid sequence MRFEKFTTKAQEAVQEAQQKAFKMGHQAIEPVHLLWATAVQPEGVVGPTLQKMNIPPDLVALEAEKILQGLPQVSGQADQYASPALNRVFMQAMEEAKQFKDDYVSTEHLLLALAKQKSDPAEQILAKVGATHEAILKALAAVRGTQRVTDQNPEEKYQALERYARDLTALARKGKLDPVIGREEEIRRVIQVLARRTKNNPVLIGEPGVGKTAIVEGLALRMIAGDVPEVLKNKRVVALDLGSLIAGAKFRGEFEDRLKAVLKEIDEAAGQVILFIDEMHTIVGAGAAEGAMDAGNMLKPALARGELHCIGATTLNEYKKYIEKDSALERRFQQVLVTEPSVEDTISILRGLKERYELHHGVRIKDGAIVAAATLSHRYISDRFLPDKAIDLIDEAGAALRMQIDSMPVEIDQVEREMRQMEIERQALTRESDAASRDRLKQIEQDLAQRREKSSALKLRWQSEKESIGKLHELKEQIDKLRGEEAQAERSGDLGKVAEIRYGKIAQMEQELQKASDRLGGLQQGPRMLKEEVDEEDIARIVAKWTGIPVTRMLEGEMAKLVRMEERLRLRVIGQEEALGRVANAVRRSRAGLSDPRRPIGSFIFLGPTGVGKTELARALAEFLFDDEHAMIRLDMSEYMEKHSVARLIGAPPGYVGYEEGGQLTEQVRRRPYSVVLFDEIEKGHPDVFNSLLQILEDGRLTDGKGRTVSFKNTILIMTSNVGSAFLQQFGSIGYNPMENGEREVRVAELKKRLDGALRETFKPEFLNRIDDVVYLSPLGEKEITQIVEIQIEGLRGVLAEKKIALDLTEDAKKLLFTRGYDPNFGARPLRRAIQSLIQDPLALKMLDGEVLPGDSIRMDAADGAMKFEKREVAVTAETPAEPAETRK is encoded by the coding sequence ATGCGCTTCGAAAAGTTCACCACCAAGGCTCAGGAAGCGGTTCAGGAGGCCCAGCAGAAGGCCTTTAAGATGGGGCACCAGGCCATTGAGCCAGTGCATCTGCTATGGGCCACCGCCGTGCAGCCGGAAGGCGTGGTGGGTCCGACACTTCAGAAGATGAATATTCCCCCCGACCTGGTGGCGCTGGAGGCGGAGAAGATACTACAGGGCCTCCCGCAGGTCTCCGGGCAGGCCGATCAATATGCCTCGCCCGCGCTGAACCGCGTCTTCATGCAGGCGATGGAAGAGGCCAAGCAGTTCAAGGACGACTACGTCTCCACCGAACATCTTCTGCTGGCGCTTGCCAAGCAGAAGAGCGATCCAGCCGAGCAGATACTTGCAAAAGTTGGCGCAACGCATGAAGCGATTCTGAAGGCGCTGGCCGCGGTGCGCGGCACACAGCGCGTTACCGACCAAAATCCAGAGGAGAAGTATCAGGCACTGGAGCGCTACGCGCGCGACCTGACCGCGCTGGCGCGCAAGGGTAAGCTCGATCCGGTGATTGGCCGTGAGGAAGAGATTCGCCGCGTCATTCAAGTGCTGGCGCGCCGCACCAAGAATAATCCGGTATTGATTGGCGAGCCCGGCGTGGGCAAGACCGCCATCGTGGAAGGTCTGGCCCTGCGCATGATCGCCGGCGACGTTCCCGAGGTGCTCAAGAACAAGCGCGTGGTCGCGCTCGATCTGGGATCTCTGATAGCGGGCGCGAAGTTTCGCGGCGAATTCGAGGACCGCCTCAAGGCCGTGTTGAAAGAGATCGACGAAGCCGCCGGGCAGGTGATTCTCTTCATTGACGAGATGCACACCATCGTCGGCGCGGGCGCGGCGGAGGGCGCGATGGACGCCGGCAACATGCTGAAGCCGGCGCTGGCGCGCGGCGAGCTGCACTGCATCGGCGCCACCACGCTGAATGAGTATAAAAAATATATCGAGAAGGACAGCGCGCTCGAGCGCCGCTTCCAGCAGGTGCTGGTAACCGAGCCGAGCGTGGAGGACACCATCTCGATTCTGCGCGGCCTGAAGGAGCGCTACGAGCTGCATCACGGCGTGCGTATCAAGGACGGCGCGATCGTGGCCGCGGCCACGCTGTCGCATCGCTACATCTCCGACCGCTTCCTGCCCGACAAGGCCATTGACCTGATCGACGAGGCCGGAGCCGCGCTGCGCATGCAGATTGACTCCATGCCTGTCGAGATTGATCAGGTGGAGCGCGAGATGCGCCAGATGGAGATTGAGCGGCAGGCGCTGACTCGCGAGTCTGACGCCGCCTCGCGCGACCGTCTCAAGCAGATTGAGCAGGATTTGGCGCAGCGGCGCGAGAAGTCGAGCGCGTTGAAACTGCGCTGGCAGAGTGAGAAGGAGTCCATCGGCAAGCTGCACGAATTGAAGGAGCAGATCGACAAGCTGCGCGGCGAAGAGGCGCAGGCCGAGCGCTCCGGCGACCTCGGCAAAGTGGCCGAGATTCGCTACGGCAAGATTGCCCAGATGGAGCAGGAGTTGCAGAAGGCCAGCGACCGCCTCGGCGGCTTGCAGCAGGGCCCGCGAATGCTGAAGGAGGAAGTGGACGAGGAGGACATCGCGCGCATTGTCGCCAAGTGGACCGGCATCCCCGTTACCAGAATGCTGGAAGGCGAGATGGCCAAGCTGGTGCGCATGGAGGAGCGTCTGCGCCTGCGCGTGATTGGGCAGGAGGAAGCGCTGGGCCGCGTGGCCAACGCGGTGCGCCGCAGTCGCGCGGGACTCTCCGACCCGCGCCGCCCGATTGGCTCGTTTATTTTCCTCGGGCCCACTGGCGTCGGCAAGACGGAGCTGGCGCGCGCGCTGGCCGAGTTTCTGTTTGACGACGAGCACGCCATGATTCGCCTGGACATGTCCGAGTACATGGAGAAGCACTCCGTCGCGCGGCTGATCGGCGCGCCTCCCGGATACGTGGGCTACGAAGAGGGCGGGCAGTTGACCGAGCAGGTGCGGCGGCGGCCGTACTCTGTCGTACTGTTCGACGAAATAGAGAAGGGACACCCGGACGTCTTCAACTCGTTGTTGCAGATTCTGGAAGACGGCCGCCTCACCGACGGCAAGGGCCGCACGGTGAGCTTCAAGAATACGATTCTGATCATGACCTCGAACGTGGGTAGCGCGTTCCTGCAGCAGTTCGGTTCCATCGGGTACAACCCGATGGAGAACGGTGAGCGCGAAGTCCGCGTCGCGGAACTGAAGAAGCGGCTGGACGGCGCGCTGCGCGAGACCTTCAAGCCGGAGTTCCTGAACCGCATCGACGACGTGGTGTACTTAAGCCCGCTCGGCGAGAAGGAGATTACGCAGATCGTGGAGATTCAGATCGAAGGCTTGCGAGGAGTGCTGGCGGAAAAAAAGATCGCACTCGACCTGACGGAAGATGCGAAGAAGCTGCTATTCACGCGCGGCTACGATCCGAACTTCGGGGCGCGCCCACTGCGTCGCGCGATCCAGTCGCTGATCCAGGACCCGCTGGCGCTGAAGATGCTGGACGGCGAAGTGCTGCCCGGCGACTCCATCCGTATGGATGCCGCGGACGGCGCCATGAAGTTCGAGAAGCGAGAGGTTGCCGTGACGGCGGAAACCCCTGCGGAACCTGCGGAAACGCGCAAGTAA
- a CDS encoding zinc ribbon domain-containing protein, with the protein MPMYEYQCGACGHRLEAIQKFSDKPLKSCPKCKKPKLERLLSKSSIQFKGSGWYITDYAKKSSPEVSKSDWGKSAEGKSDGGKSESDGGSKESKTETTKESSKDKASKDSSPTSTEKAKPAKESSAKK; encoded by the coding sequence ATGCCGATGTACGAATATCAATGCGGGGCTTGTGGTCATCGGTTGGAAGCCATCCAGAAATTTTCCGATAAGCCGTTGAAGTCCTGCCCGAAGTGCAAGAAGCCGAAGCTGGAACGCCTGCTCTCCAAGTCTTCCATCCAGTTCAAGGGCAGCGGCTGGTACATCACCGATTACGCCAAGAAGTCCTCGCCGGAGGTTTCGAAATCCGACTGGGGCAAATCTGCTGAAGGTAAGTCGGATGGCGGCAAGTCAGAGAGTGACGGCGGATCGAAAGAAAGCAAGACCGAGACCACCAAAGAGTCCTCAAAGGACAAGGCCTCCAAAGACAGCAGTCCCACTTCGACGGAAAAGGCCAAACCCGCCAAAGAGTCCTCTGCCAAGAAGTAG
- the bamA gene encoding outer membrane protein assembly factor BamA — protein MNRPFPNGLVKIFLAMVPPVVTLPVVTLVVTMVMALGVFPRPAGAQITPQNPPAAQTPAAAATQAGASQKVQAVEFRGNRRVPAATMRARIFTQPGDAFDEAALRRDFMALYNTGLFDDIVLNVEDGETGKLITFEVKERPNIRSIEYKGNTSVTTSDILDRFRDRKVGLTVESRFEPTRIKRAEQVLKDLLAERGRQMATINVESRPIPPSSVALTFNINEGPKVKVGDISFEGNSIIGRGTLVRSMRHSRPIGIPYSVFLTSIFAKTYDKNKLDEDLEMVRGAYQDRGYFKVLVNDPATSTRTTGGSALSGLPWYGKLVFPPALFFGKTGQKVDIKIPLVEGEQYRLGTVSFKNSTLFREADTALRPMFAMTEGDIFNVSEIRKGLENLRKLYGEFGYINFVASPDTEINEQNKLINMTFNLEEGKQFVVRRIEFSGNTTTRDKVIRRELMVEEGSLFNSRLWENSMLRLNQLDYFDKLEPGKDSNIQTNNNAGTVDIAVTVKEKGKNAINFSGGVSGLSGSFVGFGYQTNNFLGLGETLTFDAQLGSLDRNVVVGLTHPYLFDRPLQVGWTVFSRRYNFDEAQQASVLSGQDIRPIFDLLGADNIQNYRQSSTGITAFASYPLRGSFSRLGFSYGYDTSKVTTFSTVSQRLFEDLNFNGFGGTDQLQGIRTSKITPTYTYNTVDHPLTPSRGTSLFGSLELAGLGGNVRMYRPAADIKHFRPFGGGGRTLGFHLSASTMNGFKGRVLPPFTRFYAGGENDVRGFDSFTIGPVAFLPDTTFMAVLNADGTPRIGTGTSNIGLEERVAQTVQVPVNRITFPGGDTKVIGNFEYRIPIFGPVFLAAFADAGINMAWHRNQLELTSQRLTELTNLFPSSDFKRIVDLAADTNGQWRASTGLELQVIMPIVNAPFRVYWAYNPLRLNTNITPQPLIDRALFPNSATYQSAIQQFASPRGYSEPASTFKFTIGRTF, from the coding sequence ATGAATAGACCGTTCCCCAACGGGCTGGTGAAGATTTTTCTCGCAATGGTGCCCCCAGTGGTAACCCTGCCAGTGGTGACTCTGGTGGTTACCATGGTCATGGCGCTCGGAGTGTTTCCCCGGCCAGCCGGCGCGCAGATCACTCCACAGAATCCTCCCGCCGCCCAAACACCGGCCGCGGCGGCAACGCAGGCCGGTGCCTCGCAGAAAGTGCAAGCCGTGGAATTCCGCGGTAACCGCCGCGTTCCCGCCGCCACCATGCGCGCGCGCATCTTCACGCAACCGGGCGACGCCTTTGACGAAGCCGCGCTGCGCCGTGACTTCATGGCGCTCTACAACACCGGCCTGTTTGACGACATCGTGCTGAACGTGGAAGACGGCGAAACCGGCAAGCTCATCACCTTTGAGGTGAAAGAGCGGCCCAATATCCGCAGCATCGAGTACAAGGGCAACACCTCTGTTACCACCTCGGACATTCTGGACCGTTTCCGCGACCGCAAGGTCGGCTTGACCGTGGAGAGCCGCTTCGAGCCCACCCGCATCAAGCGCGCCGAACAGGTACTGAAAGACCTGCTGGCCGAGCGCGGTCGCCAGATGGCGACCATCAACGTCGAATCGCGGCCTATCCCGCCGTCATCGGTGGCCTTGACGTTCAACATCAATGAAGGCCCCAAAGTGAAAGTGGGCGACATTAGTTTCGAGGGCAACAGCATTATTGGCCGTGGGACGCTGGTGCGCTCGATGCGGCATTCGCGCCCCATTGGCATTCCCTACAGCGTGTTCCTCACCAGCATCTTCGCCAAGACCTACGACAAGAACAAGCTTGATGAAGATCTGGAAATGGTGCGCGGCGCGTATCAGGATCGCGGCTACTTCAAGGTGCTGGTGAATGATCCCGCCACCTCCACGCGCACCACCGGCGGCAGCGCGCTCTCCGGACTGCCCTGGTACGGCAAGTTGGTCTTCCCGCCCGCGCTATTTTTTGGCAAGACGGGCCAGAAGGTGGATATTAAAATTCCGTTGGTGGAAGGCGAGCAGTATCGCCTGGGCACCGTGTCGTTCAAGAACTCGACTTTGTTCCGCGAGGCCGACACCGCGTTGCGCCCCATGTTCGCCATGACCGAGGGCGACATCTTCAACGTCTCGGAGATTCGCAAGGGCCTGGAGAATCTGCGCAAGCTCTACGGCGAGTTCGGCTACATCAATTTCGTGGCCAGCCCGGACACCGAGATCAATGAGCAGAACAAGCTCATCAACATGACCTTCAATCTGGAGGAAGGCAAGCAGTTCGTGGTGCGCCGCATCGAATTCAGCGGCAACACCACCACGCGCGACAAAGTCATCCGGCGCGAACTGATGGTGGAGGAAGGCTCGCTGTTCAACTCCCGTCTGTGGGAGAACAGCATGTTGCGCCTGAACCAGCTCGATTACTTCGATAAACTCGAGCCCGGCAAGGACTCCAACATCCAGACCAACAACAACGCCGGCACCGTGGACATCGCCGTAACGGTGAAGGAAAAAGGCAAGAATGCCATCAATTTTTCGGGCGGCGTCAGCGGCCTGTCGGGCAGCTTCGTGGGCTTCGGCTATCAGACCAACAACTTCCTCGGCCTCGGCGAGACGCTCACCTTCGACGCGCAGCTGGGAAGCCTGGACCGCAACGTCGTGGTCGGCCTGACGCATCCTTATTTGTTTGACCGCCCATTGCAGGTGGGCTGGACGGTCTTCTCCCGCCGCTACAATTTCGACGAGGCGCAGCAGGCCTCGGTCCTGTCCGGCCAGGACATCCGGCCCATCTTCGATCTGCTGGGCGCGGACAATATTCAGAACTATCGCCAGTCGAGCACCGGCATCACCGCCTTTGCGAGTTACCCGCTGCGCGGCAGCTTCTCGCGCCTGGGCTTCTCGTATGGATACGACACCAGCAAGGTGACAACTTTCAGCACCGTGTCGCAACGCCTGTTTGAAGATTTGAATTTCAACGGCTTCGGCGGCACCGATCAGTTGCAAGGCATTCGCACCAGCAAGATCACGCCGACCTATACCTACAACACCGTGGATCATCCGCTGACGCCCAGCCGAGGCACCAGCCTGTTCGGCAGCCTGGAACTGGCGGGCTTGGGCGGCAATGTGCGCATGTACCGGCCGGCGGCGGATATCAAACACTTCCGCCCGTTCGGCGGCGGCGGACGCACCCTGGGCTTCCATTTGAGCGCTTCCACCATGAACGGCTTCAAGGGCCGCGTGCTGCCGCCCTTCACGCGCTTCTACGCCGGTGGCGAGAACGATGTTCGCGGCTTCGATTCCTTCACCATCGGACCCGTCGCATTTTTGCCGGACACGACATTCATGGCTGTGCTGAATGCTGACGGCACGCCGCGTATCGGCACCGGAACCAGCAATATCGGCCTGGAGGAGCGTGTTGCGCAGACCGTGCAGGTTCCCGTCAACCGCATCACCTTCCCCGGCGGCGACACCAAGGTGATCGGCAACTTCGAATACCGCATTCCGATTTTTGGCCCAGTCTTTCTGGCTGCCTTCGCCGACGCCGGCATCAACATGGCCTGGCATCGCAATCAATTGGAGCTGACTTCGCAGCGCCTTACCGAGCTGACCAACCTGTTCCCCAGCTCCGACTTCAAGCGCATCGTGGATCTGGCCGCCGACACCAACGGCCAATGGCGCGCCTCCACCGGCCTGGAACTACAAGTGATCATGCCCATTGTAAACGCTCCGTTCCGCGTGTACTGGGCCTACAATCCTCTACGGCTCAACACCAACATCACGCCGCAACCGCTGATCGACCGCGCGCTATTCCCCAATAGCGCGACGTACCAGAGCGCCATCCAGCAGTTCGCCAGCCCGCGCGGCTACTCGGAACCGGCCTCCACCTTCAAATTCACCATCGGCCGCACCTTCTAA
- a CDS encoding tetratricopeptide repeat protein — MKSVPNPSLRGMTTDLLKNLDAQERLRAGSVRAAKSNQVRFQSDSNKRLKSDTESQHRLAVLYHAQKKFEQAERLYQECLTQYSLKYGSQDPRVGQCLNNVGRLYFEEGWYAEAEPLLERSLQIVRNHYGP; from the coding sequence TTGAAGAGTGTGCCGAATCCGTCGTTGCGTGGGATGACCACGGACCTGCTGAAGAATCTGGATGCGCAGGAACGGCTGCGCGCCGGATCGGTGCGGGCCGCCAAGAGCAACCAGGTTCGGTTTCAATCCGACTCCAACAAAAGATTGAAGAGTGATACCGAGTCGCAGCACAGGCTGGCGGTTCTTTATCACGCGCAGAAAAAATTCGAGCAGGCCGAGCGTTTGTACCAGGAGTGCCTGACGCAATATTCACTGAAATATGGGTCGCAGGATCCCAGGGTGGGGCAGTGCCTGAACAACGTTGGACGGCTCTACTTCGAGGAGGGCTGGTACGCGGAAGCCGAACCGCTGCTGGAGCGTTCTCTGCAAATTGTCCGCAATCACTACGGCCCTTAA
- a CDS encoding type II toxin-antitoxin system RelE/ParE family toxin — translation MLNLLGWLRLRFRMRPEWWQANRPKAPNTFEEELRRGCDLIAQQPAVGALATNPKLQGVRRIHLSRIRYHLYYRVQQNQVEILALWHPSRGSGPMI, via the coding sequence TTGTTAAATTTGCTCGGCTGGCTGCGGCTCAGATTCAGGATGCGTCCTGAGTGGTGGCAGGCGAATCGCCCGAAGGCGCCTAACACTTTTGAAGAGGAATTGCGCCGGGGATGCGATCTCATCGCCCAACAACCAGCGGTCGGAGCGCTTGCAACGAACCCGAAGCTGCAGGGAGTTCGCAGGATACATCTAAGCCGCATCCGTTATCATCTCTACTACCGCGTGCAACAGAATCAAGTCGAAATCCTGGCCCTGTGGCACCCCAGCCGCGGGAGCGGGCCAATGATATGA